A single Cryptococcus deuterogattii R265 chromosome 2, complete sequence DNA region contains:
- a CDS encoding enzyme regulator, producing MDQQQASQNVSSDTQKSASQHVPSQAKPRARLGPTEVVQLPASDSEPDDDEGNSQKAEAEEDGDPEFLKNYPDDTEDLQLLHLRLKTPLLVPLNFPRFGNHLKRLCLRQNELTSPLPSEAFTNLAELGELDFYDNRLGPRVRDEELAGCPNISTLDLSFNNIRHAPSLPSLKHVDTLYLVQNKISRLEEGELDWCQETMKSLELGGNRIRVIENLDKLIHLEELWLGKNKIRVLENLSTFSSLRILSLQSNRITKLENLEGLVNLEELYLSHNGLQKIEGLHNNTKLTTLDVGNNFIKEIENLSHLSNLEEFWVCSYHLAY from the exons ATGGACCAGCAACAAGCATCCCAGAATGTCTCATCAGACACTCAGAAATCGGCGAGCCAGCATGTTCCTTCCCAAGCCAAGCCCCGGGCAAGGTTAGGTCCCACCGAGGTGGTCCAACTTCCGGCGTCAGACTCAGAGCccgatgacgatgaaggaaaTAGTCAGAAGGCAGAGGCCGAGGAAGACGGGGATCCTGAGTTCTTGAAAAACTACCCAGATGACACAGAG GATCTTCAACTGTTGCATCTCCGCTTGAAAACACCTCTACTCGTACCCCTCAACTTTCCCAGATTTGGGAACCATTTGAAAAGATTATGTCTCCGTCAAAACGAGCTTACCTCACCGCTGCCGTCAGAGGCGTTTACCAATTTGGCGGAACTAGGAGAGCTTGATTTTTATGATAATAGACTCGGACCCCGCGTGAGGGATGAGGAGTTGGCTGGATGTCCCAATATTAG CACACTGGATCTCAGCTTTAATAATATTCGGCACGCACCCTCCCTTCCCAGCCTGAAACATGTGGATACGTTGTATCTCGTTCAAAATAAAATATCCAGGTTAGAGGAAGGCGAACTCGATTGGTGTCAGGAGACCATGAAAAGCCTGGAGTTAGGAGGAAACAGGATTAGAGTCATCGAGAATCTCGACAAATTGATACATCTGGAGGAGTTGTGGTTGGGGAAGAACAAGATCCGTGTGCTTGAG AATCTGTCcacattctcttctttacGCATCCTTTCTTTGCAATCAAATCGCATCACTAAGTTGGAAAATTTAGAGGGATTGGTCAACCTTGAAGAATTGTATCTGTCCCATAACGGCTTACAAAAGATTGAGGGTTTACACAATAAT ACCAAGTTGACTACATTGGACGTTGGTAACAACTTCatcaaagagattgaaaatCTTTCACATCTGTCAAATTTGGAAGAGTTTTGGGTATGTTCATATCACCTTGCATACTAA
- a CDS encoding chitin deacetylase: MYGHLSLSALSLLAVVAAAPFHESWLQPRDSPVSQLFRRAAPDPNASDYLSHYPSPGSTPNVSTIPQAWLDKLATVQLPNVSVATASGEIPTYPNNENDGDSTICSFTDQCVEPDDLFSPPGEKIWALSFDDGPTDVSPGLYDFLAQNNISSKATHFMIGGNVVTSPQSVLIAVQAGGHLAVHTWSHPYMTTLTNEQVVGELGWTMQALSDLNGGRVPKFWRPPYGDVDNRVRAIAKGVFDLETVLWDEDTNDWAIADEPSQYSIASVEAYFDTLVTGNRTQGLLLLEHELDNNTVTVFETEYPKAIANGWIVKNVADAFNMEWYLNSGKGNDATVTTMSVGGTLPTAAPTNTSTSVASASATSSGSVTDSAGVSIASAASSESSSSWAIAERPSLFIIACGLVFAAAVV, encoded by the exons ATGTACGGTCATTTATCTCTTTCTGCCCTTTCCTTGCTTGCAGTGGTGGCCGCTGCTCCGTTCCACGAATCATGGCTTCAGCCTAGAGATTCCCCTGTTTCACAGTTGTTCAGACGAGCTGCTCCTGATCCCAACGCCAGTG ATTATTTGAGTCACTATCCAAGCCCTGGGTCCACTCCGAACGTCAGCACCATTCCTCAGGCTTGGTTGGATAAACTCGCTACCGTGCAGTTGCCAAATGTTTCGGTAGCGACAGCTAGTGGCGAAATTCCTACTTACCCTAACAATGAGAACGATGGTGACTCGACTATTTGTTCTTTCACCGATCAATGCGTTGAACCCGACGACCTGTTCTCTCCGCCAGGTGAGAAGATCTGGGCC CTTTCCTTCGATGATGGACCTACAGACGTCAGCCCTGGTCTTTACGACTTTCTGGCTCAGAACAACATATCTTCCAAAGCGACTCATTTCATGATCGGTGGTAACGTTGTAACTTC CCCACAATCAGTTCTCATCGCCGTTCAAGCTGGAGGTCATCTCGCCGTCCACACTTGGTCCCATCCTTATA TGACAACTCTCACCAACGAGCAGGTCGTAGGAGAGCTCGGTTGGACCATGCAAGCACTTAGCGATCTCAATGGTGGTCGAGTTCCCAAATTCTGGAGACCCCCTTATGGAGACGTTGACAACCGTGTCCGAGCTATTGCAAAGGGAGTGTTTGACCTGGAAACTGTTCTTTGGGATGAGG ACACCAATGATTGGGCTATTGCCGACGAGCCAAGCCAGTACAGTATCGCAAGCGTTGAAGCTTACTTCGACACTTTGGTCACTGGCAATCGAACCCAAGGCCTTTTGCTCTTGGAACATGAGTTGGATAACAACACTGTTACAGTCTTCGAGACGGAGTACCCCAAGGCAATAGCTAATGGATGGATTGTCAAAAATGTGGCCGACGCTTTCAACATGGAGTGGTACCTGAACTCTGGCAAGGGCAACGACGCCACGGTCACAACTATGTCTGTTGGCGGTACTCTGCCCACCGCCGCCCCAACCAATACTTCTACCTCAGTCGCTTCCGCCTCTGCGACCTCGAGTGGTTCCGTCACGGACTCGGCTGGCGTGTCGATTGCCTCTGCGGCCAGCTCCgaatcatcttcttcgtggGCCATTGCTGAGAGgccttctcttttcatcatcgCATGCGGCCTTGtctttgctgctgcagtGGTCTAA